In Arachis hypogaea cultivar Tifrunner chromosome 17, arahy.Tifrunner.gnm2.J5K5, whole genome shotgun sequence, a single window of DNA contains:
- the LOC112764455 gene encoding PHD finger protein EHD3 isoform X2, translating into METGDGNSNADSPERTAGMEGCLYSEAVNNGVVIVDGSGADESKEIRHSKKEAVNTRVSTADGGFRTYKRRKHVKMSCSESKAQEESRVCAEAASHFSEQAVKKPYGNDNSGTKWCIKEALMSNPKSITDMETSKIDKDGQECSSHFDCSSHRLQFEANGHAYVMHGGCSSESDGNGLTKKCQRVFHNILASEKFSSLCKVLLENFHGMKPESVFDFSVINSRMTEEAYEQSPTLFLSDFQQVWRKLENTANEIVAIAKSLSNLSRAYYFEHVGVPGHGSFEDQKQVFHNYALDNVMRPQQTEVCATDKVCSCRHCGGKADGTDSLICDSCEEMYHVSCIVPALKELPEKSWFCANCTAIEIRSPHDNCVVCGRLNAPKSLNNIVGDESIPTNDETHNELEENSNCTYDGIEVSIGRRNLPDCKICREEVDGEDVRICGHNSCPSKYYHVRCLSTKQVQSYAHCWYCPSCLCRVCLVDRDDHKIVLCDGCDHGYHIDCMEPKRTTIPKGNWFCRKCDAGIQAIRRAKKTYENFNFRTGEDVSKPKYKLGKRWKQGRELEKDGGMDMLLTAANTLKFEENLASS; encoded by the exons ATGGAAACTGGGGATGGAAATAGCAATGCCGATAGCCCTGAACGTACGGCAGGGATGGAGGGGTGCTTGTATTCCGAAGCTGTAAATAATGGAGTGGTAATTGTTGATGGAAGTGGTGCTGATGAGAGCAAAGAAATTAGGCATTCGAAGAAGGAAGCTGTAAATACCAGAGTGTCAACTGCAGATGGGGGTTTTCGGACATACAAGAGGCGCAAACATGTAAAGATGAGTTGTTCAGAAAGCAAAGCTCAGGAAGAAAGCAGAGTGTGTGCGGAAGCCGCAAGTCACTTTTCAGAACAG GCTGTGAAGAAACCATATG GCAATGATAACAGTGGCACAAAGTGGTGCATAAAGGAAGCACTCATGAGTAATCCAAAATCCATTACCGACATG GAAACTTCTAAAATTGACAAAGATGGCCAAGAATGCTCTTCACACTTCGACTGTTCCTCTCATAGGTTACAGTTTGAAGCTAATGGGCATGCATATGTCATGCATGGTGGATGTTCAAGTGAATCAGATGGCAATGGTCTTACTAAGAAGTGTCAGCGTGTGTTCCATAATATCTTAGCCTCTGAAAAATTCAGTTCATTATGTAAGGTGCTCCTAGAAAATTTTCACGGAATGAAACCTGAAAGTGTATTTGACTTTAGTGTCATAAATTCAAGGATgacagaagaagcttatgaacaATCACCCACACTTTTCTTGTCAGATTTTCAACAG GTTTGGAGAAAGCTTGAAAACACTGCAAATGAGATTGTTGCTATAGCAAAGAGTCTTTCCAACTTGTCAAGAGCGTATTACTTTGAGCAT gtGGGAGTTCCTGGACACGGTTCATTTGAGGATCAAAAACAAGTG TTCCATAACTATGCATTGGACAATGTTATGAGACCACAGCAGACAGAAGTTTGTGCTACAGATAAAGTCTGCAGTTGCAGGCATTGTGGAGGCAAGGCAGATGGGACAGACTCCTTGATTTGTGATTCATGTGAGGAGATGTACCATGTATCTTGTATTGTGCCGGCTTTGAAGGAATTACCTGAAAAAAGCTGGTTCTGTGCCAATTGTACTGCTATTGAAATAAGATCTCCACATGATAATTGTGTGGTGTGTGGAAGGTTGAATGCCCCAAAGTCCTTGAACAACATTGTTGGTGATGAGAGCATTCCTACAAATGATGAAACACACAATGAATTGGAGGAAAATTCAAATTGTACATATGATGGGATCGAGGTGTCCATAGGGAGAAGAAACTTGCCTGATTGCAAAATTTGTAGGGAGGAAGTAGATGGAGAAGATGTACGGATATGCGGTCACAATTCATGCCCTAGTAAATACTATCATGTAAGGTGTTTGTCCACTAAGCAGGTCCAGTCATATGCTCACTGTTGGTACTGCCCTTCTTGTTTATGTCGAGTTTGCCTCGTCGATCGAGATGATCACAAGATTGTTCTCTGTGATGGTTGCGACCATGGATACCACATCGATTGCATGGAGCCTAAACGGACTACCATTCCAAAAGGCAACTGGTTCTGCAGAAAATGCGATGCAGGGATCCAAGCAATACGCCGGGCTAAAAAGACATATGAGAATTTCAATTTTAGAACTGGCGAAGATGTTTCAAAACCTAAGTATAAGCTTGGCAAGAGATGGAAACAAGGACGAGAATTGGAGAAAGATGGAGGAATGGACATGCTTTTAACAGCAGCCAACACACTTAAATTTGAAGAGAACTTAGCTAGTAGCTAG
- the LOC112764455 gene encoding PHD finger protein EHD3 isoform X1, which translates to METGDGNSNADSPERTAGMEGCLYSEAVNNGVVIVDGSGADESKEIRHSKKEAVNTRVSTADGGFRTYKRRKHVKMSCSESKAQEESRVCAEAASHFSEQAVKKPYGIAVGNTSKDNSNGHWGNVVLNHLYHSLGNDNSGTKWCIKEALMSNPKSITDMETSKIDKDGQECSSHFDCSSHRLQFEANGHAYVMHGGCSSESDGNGLTKKCQRVFHNILASEKFSSLCKVLLENFHGMKPESVFDFSVINSRMTEEAYEQSPTLFLSDFQQVWRKLENTANEIVAIAKSLSNLSRAYYFEHVGVPGHGSFEDQKQVFHNYALDNVMRPQQTEVCATDKVCSCRHCGGKADGTDSLICDSCEEMYHVSCIVPALKELPEKSWFCANCTAIEIRSPHDNCVVCGRLNAPKSLNNIVGDESIPTNDETHNELEENSNCTYDGIEVSIGRRNLPDCKICREEVDGEDVRICGHNSCPSKYYHVRCLSTKQVQSYAHCWYCPSCLCRVCLVDRDDHKIVLCDGCDHGYHIDCMEPKRTTIPKGNWFCRKCDAGIQAIRRAKKTYENFNFRTGEDVSKPKYKLGKRWKQGRELEKDGGMDMLLTAANTLKFEENLASS; encoded by the exons ATGGAAACTGGGGATGGAAATAGCAATGCCGATAGCCCTGAACGTACGGCAGGGATGGAGGGGTGCTTGTATTCCGAAGCTGTAAATAATGGAGTGGTAATTGTTGATGGAAGTGGTGCTGATGAGAGCAAAGAAATTAGGCATTCGAAGAAGGAAGCTGTAAATACCAGAGTGTCAACTGCAGATGGGGGTTTTCGGACATACAAGAGGCGCAAACATGTAAAGATGAGTTGTTCAGAAAGCAAAGCTCAGGAAGAAAGCAGAGTGTGTGCGGAAGCCGCAAGTCACTTTTCAGAACAG GCTGTGAAGAAACCATATGGTATAGCTGTAGGAAATACTTCAAAAGATAATTCAAATGGACATTGGGGGAATGTTGTACTAAATCATTTATATCATTCATTAGGCAATGATAACAGTGGCACAAAGTGGTGCATAAAGGAAGCACTCATGAGTAATCCAAAATCCATTACCGACATG GAAACTTCTAAAATTGACAAAGATGGCCAAGAATGCTCTTCACACTTCGACTGTTCCTCTCATAGGTTACAGTTTGAAGCTAATGGGCATGCATATGTCATGCATGGTGGATGTTCAAGTGAATCAGATGGCAATGGTCTTACTAAGAAGTGTCAGCGTGTGTTCCATAATATCTTAGCCTCTGAAAAATTCAGTTCATTATGTAAGGTGCTCCTAGAAAATTTTCACGGAATGAAACCTGAAAGTGTATTTGACTTTAGTGTCATAAATTCAAGGATgacagaagaagcttatgaacaATCACCCACACTTTTCTTGTCAGATTTTCAACAG GTTTGGAGAAAGCTTGAAAACACTGCAAATGAGATTGTTGCTATAGCAAAGAGTCTTTCCAACTTGTCAAGAGCGTATTACTTTGAGCAT gtGGGAGTTCCTGGACACGGTTCATTTGAGGATCAAAAACAAGTG TTCCATAACTATGCATTGGACAATGTTATGAGACCACAGCAGACAGAAGTTTGTGCTACAGATAAAGTCTGCAGTTGCAGGCATTGTGGAGGCAAGGCAGATGGGACAGACTCCTTGATTTGTGATTCATGTGAGGAGATGTACCATGTATCTTGTATTGTGCCGGCTTTGAAGGAATTACCTGAAAAAAGCTGGTTCTGTGCCAATTGTACTGCTATTGAAATAAGATCTCCACATGATAATTGTGTGGTGTGTGGAAGGTTGAATGCCCCAAAGTCCTTGAACAACATTGTTGGTGATGAGAGCATTCCTACAAATGATGAAACACACAATGAATTGGAGGAAAATTCAAATTGTACATATGATGGGATCGAGGTGTCCATAGGGAGAAGAAACTTGCCTGATTGCAAAATTTGTAGGGAGGAAGTAGATGGAGAAGATGTACGGATATGCGGTCACAATTCATGCCCTAGTAAATACTATCATGTAAGGTGTTTGTCCACTAAGCAGGTCCAGTCATATGCTCACTGTTGGTACTGCCCTTCTTGTTTATGTCGAGTTTGCCTCGTCGATCGAGATGATCACAAGATTGTTCTCTGTGATGGTTGCGACCATGGATACCACATCGATTGCATGGAGCCTAAACGGACTACCATTCCAAAAGGCAACTGGTTCTGCAGAAAATGCGATGCAGGGATCCAAGCAATACGCCGGGCTAAAAAGACATATGAGAATTTCAATTTTAGAACTGGCGAAGATGTTTCAAAACCTAAGTATAAGCTTGGCAAGAGATGGAAACAAGGACGAGAATTGGAGAAAGATGGAGGAATGGACATGCTTTTAACAGCAGCCAACACACTTAAATTTGAAGAGAACTTAGCTAGTAGCTAG
- the LOC112764455 gene encoding PHD finger protein EHD3 isoform X3 yields the protein METGDGNSNADSPERTAGMEGCLYSEAVNNGVVIVDGSGADESKEIRHSKKEAVNTRVSTADGGFRTYKRRKHVKMSCSESKAQEESRVCAEAASHFSEQAVKKPYGIAVGNTSKDNSNGHWGNVVLNHLYHSLGNDNSGTKWCIKEALMSNPKSITDMETSKIDKDGQECSSHFDCSSHRLQFEANGHAYVMHGGCSSESDGNGLTKKCQRVFHNILASEKFSSLCKVLLENFHGMKPESVFDFSVINSRMTEEAYEQSPTLFLSDFQQVGVPGHGSFEDQKQVFHNYALDNVMRPQQTEVCATDKVCSCRHCGGKADGTDSLICDSCEEMYHVSCIVPALKELPEKSWFCANCTAIEIRSPHDNCVVCGRLNAPKSLNNIVGDESIPTNDETHNELEENSNCTYDGIEVSIGRRNLPDCKICREEVDGEDVRICGHNSCPSKYYHVRCLSTKQVQSYAHCWYCPSCLCRVCLVDRDDHKIVLCDGCDHGYHIDCMEPKRTTIPKGNWFCRKCDAGIQAIRRAKKTYENFNFRTGEDVSKPKYKLGKRWKQGRELEKDGGMDMLLTAANTLKFEENLASS from the exons ATGGAAACTGGGGATGGAAATAGCAATGCCGATAGCCCTGAACGTACGGCAGGGATGGAGGGGTGCTTGTATTCCGAAGCTGTAAATAATGGAGTGGTAATTGTTGATGGAAGTGGTGCTGATGAGAGCAAAGAAATTAGGCATTCGAAGAAGGAAGCTGTAAATACCAGAGTGTCAACTGCAGATGGGGGTTTTCGGACATACAAGAGGCGCAAACATGTAAAGATGAGTTGTTCAGAAAGCAAAGCTCAGGAAGAAAGCAGAGTGTGTGCGGAAGCCGCAAGTCACTTTTCAGAACAG GCTGTGAAGAAACCATATGGTATAGCTGTAGGAAATACTTCAAAAGATAATTCAAATGGACATTGGGGGAATGTTGTACTAAATCATTTATATCATTCATTAGGCAATGATAACAGTGGCACAAAGTGGTGCATAAAGGAAGCACTCATGAGTAATCCAAAATCCATTACCGACATG GAAACTTCTAAAATTGACAAAGATGGCCAAGAATGCTCTTCACACTTCGACTGTTCCTCTCATAGGTTACAGTTTGAAGCTAATGGGCATGCATATGTCATGCATGGTGGATGTTCAAGTGAATCAGATGGCAATGGTCTTACTAAGAAGTGTCAGCGTGTGTTCCATAATATCTTAGCCTCTGAAAAATTCAGTTCATTATGTAAGGTGCTCCTAGAAAATTTTCACGGAATGAAACCTGAAAGTGTATTTGACTTTAGTGTCATAAATTCAAGGATgacagaagaagcttatgaacaATCACCCACACTTTTCTTGTCAGATTTTCAACAG gtGGGAGTTCCTGGACACGGTTCATTTGAGGATCAAAAACAAGTG TTCCATAACTATGCATTGGACAATGTTATGAGACCACAGCAGACAGAAGTTTGTGCTACAGATAAAGTCTGCAGTTGCAGGCATTGTGGAGGCAAGGCAGATGGGACAGACTCCTTGATTTGTGATTCATGTGAGGAGATGTACCATGTATCTTGTATTGTGCCGGCTTTGAAGGAATTACCTGAAAAAAGCTGGTTCTGTGCCAATTGTACTGCTATTGAAATAAGATCTCCACATGATAATTGTGTGGTGTGTGGAAGGTTGAATGCCCCAAAGTCCTTGAACAACATTGTTGGTGATGAGAGCATTCCTACAAATGATGAAACACACAATGAATTGGAGGAAAATTCAAATTGTACATATGATGGGATCGAGGTGTCCATAGGGAGAAGAAACTTGCCTGATTGCAAAATTTGTAGGGAGGAAGTAGATGGAGAAGATGTACGGATATGCGGTCACAATTCATGCCCTAGTAAATACTATCATGTAAGGTGTTTGTCCACTAAGCAGGTCCAGTCATATGCTCACTGTTGGTACTGCCCTTCTTGTTTATGTCGAGTTTGCCTCGTCGATCGAGATGATCACAAGATTGTTCTCTGTGATGGTTGCGACCATGGATACCACATCGATTGCATGGAGCCTAAACGGACTACCATTCCAAAAGGCAACTGGTTCTGCAGAAAATGCGATGCAGGGATCCAAGCAATACGCCGGGCTAAAAAGACATATGAGAATTTCAATTTTAGAACTGGCGAAGATGTTTCAAAACCTAAGTATAAGCTTGGCAAGAGATGGAAACAAGGACGAGAATTGGAGAAAGATGGAGGAATGGACATGCTTTTAACAGCAGCCAACACACTTAAATTTGAAGAGAACTTAGCTAGTAGCTAG